In Xiphias gladius isolate SHS-SW01 ecotype Sanya breed wild chromosome 16, ASM1685928v1, whole genome shotgun sequence, a genomic segment contains:
- the tlr7 gene encoding toll-like receptor 7 isoform X2, whose translation MLFQLMCVALLALWCCLCTSTASISYPKTLPCDVSESNNGSEVKVDCTERSLRGIPPGIPRDATNLTLTINHIPKLNSSSFQGLENLTEIDMRCNCVPVKVGPKDRMCTESVTIEENTFTSLRNLRALYLDGNQLNSIPKGLPSNLVLLSLEVNNIYYISKANLSELRNVEILYLGQNCYYRNPCNVSYDIEIGAFSQLDSLTFLSLKSNNLSFIPHQLPTSLKELYLYNNNIQEVTDEDFKNLTNLEILDISGNCPRCYNAPFPCNPCPGNSPLKISKTAFNRLTKLKTLRLHSNSLTYVPSEWFTNTTELRVLDLSSNFLAREIGDTKFPHFLGKLEELDLSFNYELQRYPQTLTLSCSFSSLKSLKILRLKGFVFQQLKPESIAPLKPLSNLEVLDLGTNFIKMTNLSILMELKSFKIISLSDNKISSPSDGQDAFGFSGGEPLYWSPMSAAAQYQSKEVREIHYFSYDEYARSCKYKDKELGVVASFVKRECSQFGKTLDVSRNNIFFLHSRFLNLRELRCLNLSGNAMSQSLNGSEFTYLSNLQYLDFSLNRLDLLYSTAFQELKSLVVLDISNNNHYFESEGLTHMLNFTRNLKNLKILLMNHNKISTSTNTELESQSLERLEFRDNRLDMLWRDGDTRYVNYFKKLLNLTVLDISHNNLNFIPDQVFSSLPDKLSELYIKNNKLKSFAWKKLQLLHSLQVLDLSGNSLDTVPMLSDCTKSLKKLILHKNQILQLAQDFLKDAYNLKYLDLSFNHIQHIEKSSFPDDVVNQMDMLLLHKNRFMCACNATWFVTWLNSTKVTIPRLATDVTCAAPGAQRGHPVISVDLLACQHNYLSIILYTLMTSLVLSFLTLSISSHLFLWDVWYIYHFCRAKLKGYDRLYSQSSVYDAFVIYDKEDPAMSEWVMKEMCVHLEDHGGHCFKLCLEERDWIPGCPLIDNLSQSIHRSRRTLFILTNKYIKSGNFKTAFYMANQRLMDEKNDVIVLIFLEHVPCNSKYLRLRKRLYKRSVLEWPTNPQAQPYFWFSLRSVLATESHKQYNNLFKETL comes from the exons ATGCTCTTCCAACTG ATGTGTGTGGCACTGCTGGCCTTGTGGTGTTGTCTCTGCACATCGACAGCTAGCATTTCTTACCCAAAAACTCTGCCATGTGATGTTAGTGAGTCCAACAACGGGAGTGAGGTGAAAGTGGACTGCACTGAGAGAAGCCTCAGAGGAATCCCCCCAGGCATCCCCAGAGACGCTACCAACCTGACGCTCACCATCAACCATATTCCAAAATTaaactcctcctccttccagGGTCTGGAGAACCTGACTGAGATTGACATGAGGTGCAACTGTGTGCCTGTCAAAGTCGGCCCCAAAGATCGGATGTGCACTGAGAGTGTGACGATAGAGGAAAACACCTTTACCAGCCTGAGGAATCTACGCGCGCTGTATCTAGATGGCAATCAGCTCAACAGTATACCTAAAGGCCTGCCTTCAAATCTGGTCCTGCTGAGTTTGGAAGTGAataacatatattatatttctaAAGCAAACCTCTCTGAGCTCAGGAATGTTGAGATTCTTTACCTTGGTCAAAACTGCTATTATCGTAACCCCTGTAATGTGTCCTATGATATCGAGATTGGTGCATTTTCACAGCTCGACAGTTTAACATTCTTATCTCTTAAATCAAATAACTTATCTTTTATTCCACACCAACTACCCACAAGTCTGAAGGAGCTGTATCTCTACAACAATAATATTCAAGAAGTCACTGATGAGGATTTCAAGAACTTAACTAATCTTGAGATTCTAGATATTAGTGGAAACTGTCCTCGGTGTTACAATGCCCCTTTCCCATGCAACCCATGCCCAGGAAATTCACCgctaaaaatcagcaaaacagCTTTCAATAGGTTAACAAAACTAAAGACACTCCGCTTGCACAGCAACTCTCTGACATATGTGCCATCTGAGTGGTTTACCAACACAACAGAGCTGAGAGTGCTTGATCTCTCATCAAACTTTTTGGCAAGAGAGATAGGAGACACCAAATTCCCACATTTCCTGGGCAAATTGGAAGAGCTGGATCTCTCATTTAACTATGAGCTTCAGCGGTATCctcaaacactgacactgagttGCAGTTTCTCCTCCCTCAAATCCCTTAAAATTCTCAGACTAAAGGGTTTTGTATTTCAGCAGCTAAAACCAGAGAGTATTGCTCCTTTAAAACCTCTCTCAAACCTGGAGGTTCTAGATCTGGGTACAAActtcattaaaatgacaaacctTAGTATTCTGATGGaattaaaaagctttaaaataattagTCTGTCTGACAACAAAATATCTTCCCCCTCTGATGGCCAAGATGCTTTTGGTTTCTCTGGAGGAGAGCCCTTGTACTGGTCTCCAATGTCAGCTGCTGCTCAGTACCAAAGTAAGGAAGTGAGAGAGATTCATTACTTCAGCTATGATGAATATGCACGCAGCtgcaaatacaaagacaaagaacTTGGAGTTGTTGCATCGTTTGTTAAAAGAGAATGCAGCCAGTTTGGCAAAACCCTGGATGTCAGTAGAAATAACATATTCTTCTTGCATTCAAGATTTTTAAATCTCAGAGAGCTGAGGTGCCTCAATCTGTCTGGAAATGCAATGAGTCAGAGTCTGAACGGCTCTGAATTTACCTATCTGAGTAATTTGCAATATCTGGACTTCTCCTTGAATCGCCTGGACCTGctctactccactgcatttcaagAGCTGAAAAGTCTGGTTGTCCTGGATATAAGTAACAACAACCATTATTTTGAATCTGAGGGCTTGACTCATATGCTTAATTTCACTAGAAATTTAAAGAATCTCAAGATTTTGCTGATGAACCACAACAAAATCTCTACTTCCACTAACACAGAGCTGGAGAGTCAATCTCTAGAGAGGTTAGAGTTCAGGGATAACCGGTTAGATATGTTGTGGCGAGATGGTGACACCAGATATGTCAATTATTTCAAGAAATTACTTAATCTGACAGTCCTTGACATCTCACATAACAACCTCAATTTCATTCCAGACCAAGTGTTCAGCAGTCTGCCAGACAAGCTGTCCGAGCTGTatatcaaaaataacaaactaaaATCCTTTGCTTGGAAGAAACTACAACTTCTACATTCTTTGCAAGTCTTAGATCTCAGTGGAAATAGTTTAGATACTGTTCCAATGTTATCAGACTGTACCAAATCTCTCAAGAAActaattttacataaaaaccaAATCCTACAACTCGCACAAGATTTCCTCAAGGATGCTTACAACTTAAAATATCTAGATCTTAGTTTTAATCACATACAGCACATTGAAAAATCCAGCTTTCCAGATGATGTTGTTAATCAGATGGACATGCTGCTTCTGCACAAAAACAGATTCATGTGCGCTTGCAATGCCACTTGGTTTGTAACATGGCTCAACAGCACCAAGGTGACCATCCCCAGACTGGCCACAGACGTGACCTGTGCCGCACCAGGGGCACAAAGAGGTCATCCTGTAATCTCAGTGGACCTTTTGGCCTGCCAGCACAACTACCTGTCAATCATCCTCTACACCCTCATGACTTCCCTCGTCCTCAGCTTCCTCACCCTGTCCATCTCCAGCCATCTCTTCCTGTGGGACGTCTGGTACATCTACCACTTCTGCAGGGCCAAGCTCAAAGGCTATGACCGTCTTTACTCCCAGAGCTCTGTCTATGATgcctttgtcatatatgataagGAGGATCCTGCCATGTCAGAGTGGGTGATGAAAGAAATGTGCGTTCATCTGGAGGACCACGGAGGCCATTGTTTTAAACTGTGTCTAGAGGAACGGGACTGGATCCCTGGATGTCCCCTGATTGACAACCTCTCCCAGAGCATCCACAGGAGCAGGAGGACCTTGTTCATTCtcacaaacaaatatattaaaagtGGCAACTTCAAGACAGCTTTCTACATGGCCAACCAAAGGctgatggatgaaaaaaatgacgTTATTGTACTGATCTTCCTGGAGCATGTACCTTGCAATTCAAAGTACCTGAGACTGCGGAAAAGACTGTATAAACGGTCTGTGCTGGAGTGGCCAACAAACCCTCAAGCCCAGCCATACTTCTGGTTCAGCTTGAGAAGTGTATTGGCAACTGAAAGTCACAAACAATACAACAATCTCTTCAAAGAGACACTGTAA
- the LOC120801539 gene encoding toll-like receptor 8 yields MTVRCWMHLLLFCLYCRYEIQPASCKPAWMLPQFPCDVTADNTSNIIFDCKGRHLDKVPLGITGNATELILSENYIKHIPVNSLSHLRNLTKLNLSWANKNKELIIDANAFKNLTKLNHLKLTGNCLSNIPRNLPLSVEILELNNNKMLLDNMSFAGLTNVTHLWISKNCYTWNPCKKSVTVVEGTFAVMTKLQGLDLSFNNLTNVPKGLPRSLSMLKLGSNQIHYISEEDFLGLHNLKILKIQGNCPRCQNAPYPCVPCQNVSLGIHPDAFHNLTQLEILHLGGNSLDHLKPSWFKRLNKLKQLFLSFNFLLQAITQEATFLTYLPKLEKMDLSFNFALKFYPTTLNLSQQFSHLVSLRTLHLQGLVFQNIGPDTLRPLYQLKNLSALNLGTNFIIHTDSTIFSKFPHLKMIYLAENRLYPIPVNSPPHPSDGLNQRSDLSISPFIKPHPKDFAYEISHSLIKKECFDSGRVLILSSNNLFFISPKQFDGYGNIACLNLSGNGFSAALNGTEFSLLPNLTYLDLSFNKIDLAYDNAFKELQKLQVLDLSYNAHYFKAYGITHNLNFTKNLPHLRVLNMSHNAISTLTTKQMYSRSLTELQFTNNYLGTLWKERDGSYNMLFTNLTNLTFLDISQNQITKIPVDVYKYLPRNLTKLRISHNLLTDFDWDTLKWFHQLQILDLSFNSLSEVKGINSNITQTLTFLDLSHNNIFHLDNGFIKGPKSLKTLSLSYNKLTTINQSTFQSRPDNPIRTLFLQRNPFQCTCDSLDFILWIENSDVKIPRLTTEVTCDTPANQRGQALIRFDINQCVNDSKAFLIYSLTASFIIAFMFVVTVAHLFYWDASYVIHYMKAKLKGYRSLNSPDSVYDAFVTYDTRDPHVSEWVLKNLRVKLEEEGEKHLPLCLGERDWPPGVPLVDNLTQSIQYSRKTLFVLTEGYVKTGVFKLAMYLAHQRLLDENVDVIVLLMLEPVLQHSHFLHLRRRLCGKSVVEWPRTAAAEPWFWQNLRSVVRVDNQVMYSKTYSKYFTSR; encoded by the exons ATG ACCGTCAGATGTTGGATGCATTTGCTGCTGTTCTGTCTGTATTGCCGTTATGAGATCCAGCCAGCTTCATGTAAACCTGCGTGGATGTTACCACAGTTCCCTTGTGACGTCACAGCCGACAATACCTCTAACATCATATTTGACTGTAAAGGGCGTCATTTGGATAAAGTACCTCTCGGGATAACTGGTAATGCAACTGAGCTCATCTTGTCAGAAAATTACATTAAGCATATTCCTGTGAATTCATTGTCTCATCTGCGGAATCTGACCAAACTCAACCTCAGCTGGGCAAACAAGAACAAAGAACTGATCATTGATGCGAATGCCTTCAAAAACCTGACAAAACTGAATCATCTGAAACTGACTGGCAACTGTCTGAGTAATATTCCCAGAAATCTCCCTCTCAGTGTGGAAATTCTTGAGCTGAACAATAACAAGATGTTGTTAGATAACATGAGCTTTGCTGGCTTAACAAACGTGACTCATCTGTGGATATCCAAAAACTGCTACACGTGGAATCCTTGTAAGAAATCTGTGACTGTTGTGGAAGGCACTTTTGCAGTTATGACCAAACTGCAGGGTCTGGATTTGTCCTTTAACAACTTAACCAATGTTCCCAAAGGATTACCTCGATCATTAAGCATGTTAAAGTTGGGTTCTAACCAAATACACTACATATCTGAGGAGGATTTCCTTGGGctacataatttaaaaatcctaaaaataCAAGGGAACTGTCCAAGATGTCAAAATGCTCCATATCCCTGTGTCCCTTGCCAAAACGTTTCTCTTGGCATACATCCTGACGCATTTCACAATCTAACACAGCTTGAGATACTGCACCTGGGAGGAAACTCACTGGACCATCTGAAACCCTCCTGGTTTAAGAGGCTGAACAAGCTTAAACAACTGTTCCTGTCATTTAACTTCTTGCTACAAGCAATTACTCAGGAGGCAACATTTCTAACATACCTTCCCAAGCTAGAAAAAATGGATCTCTCTTTCAACTTTGCTCTCAAGTTCTACCCTACAACATTAAATCTTTCACAACAGTTTTCACATCTCGTTTCACTGAGAACTTTGCATTTGCAGGGTTTGGTCTTCCAGAATATTGGACCGGACACACTCAGACCGCTGTACCAGCTCAAAAATCTGTCGGCACTGAATTTAGGGACTAACTTCATTATTCACACTGATTCCACCATATTCAGCAAATTCCCCCACCTGAAAATGATATATCTTGCGGAAAACAGGCTGTATCCTATTCCGGTGAACAGTCCCCCACATCCAAGTGACGGATTAAATCAGAGGTCGGACCTTTCTATTTCACCTTTCATAAAACCCCATCCAAAGGACTTCGCTTATGAGATATCACACAGCTTAATCAAGAAAGAGTGCTTTGACTCTGGTCGAGTGCTAATCCTCAGCTCAAATAATCTGTTCTTCATTTCTCCAAAACAATTCGATGGCTATGGAAATATTGCATGTCTCAACCTCTCAGGTAATGGATTTTCAGCAGCACTCAATGGCACAGAGTTCTCCTTGCTGCCTAATCTGACATACCTGGACCTGTCATTCAATAAGATCGATCTGGCCTATGACAACGCCTTCAAAGAGCTACAGAAACTCCAGGTACTAGACCTCAGTTACAATGCGCACTACTTTAAAGCATACGGGATCACGCATAATTTAAACTTCACAAAAAATCTGCCACACCTGAGAGTGCTGAATATGAGTCATAATGCCATCTCCAcattaacaacaaaacagatgtACAGCAGATCATTAACAGAACTTCAGTTTACAAATAATTATCTTGGGACTCtatggaaagaaagagatggCTCATACAACATGCTTTTTACTAATCTTactaatttgacatttttagataTATCCCAAAACCAGATTACAAAGATTCCGGTCGATGTTTATAAATATTTGCCACGTAACCTGACCAAACTACGAATAAGCCATAACTTGCTCACTGATTTTGACTGGGACACACTGAAGTGGTTCCATCAACTTCAAATTTTAGACCTGAGCTTCAATTCTTTATCTGAGGTGAAAGGTATAAACTCAAACATCACTCAAACTTTGACTTTCCTTGACCTGAGTCATAACAACATTTTCCACTTGGACAATGGATTTATAAAGGGTCCTAAAAGCCTTAAGACTCTTAGCCTTAGCTACAACAAACTGACCACCATCAATCAATCTACCTTCCAGTCGAGACCTGATAATCCGATTCGGACATTGTTCTTGCAGAGAAACCCGTTCCAATGTACCTGTGATTCATTGGATTTCATTCTGTGGATTGAAAACAGCGACGTAAAGATCCCGAGACTGACCACAGAGGTGACATGTGACACACCGGCAAACCAGAGGGGTCAAGCGCTGATACGCTTTGACATTAACCAGTGTGTAAATGACAGTAAGGCATTCCTGATCTACAGTCTCACAGCTTCCTTCATTattgcttttatgtttgtggtAACTGTTGCTCACTTATTTTACTGGGATGCTTCCTATGTAATACACTATATGAAAGCTAAGTTGAAGGGATACAGATCCTTGAACTCACCAGATAGTGTTTATGATGCCTTTGTTACCTATGACACCAGAGATCCACATGTCTCTGAGTGGGTGTTGAAAAATCTGCGGGTAAAActggaagaggaaggagagaagcaTCTTCCTTTGTGTCTGGGGGAGAGGGATTGGCCACCAGGAGTCCCGCTGGTTGACAATCTCACTCAGAGCATCCAATACAGTCGCAAGACCCTGTTTGTCTTAACGGAGGGCTATGTTAAGACCGGGGTTTTCAAGCTTGCAATGTATCTGGCCCACCAAAGACTGCTGGATGAAAATGTGGACGTGATTGTGCTGCTGATGCTAGAGCCCGTCCTGCAGCACTCCCACTTCCTACACCTGAGGAGGAGGCTGTGTGGGAAAAGTGTTGTAGAGTGGCCGAGAACGGCGGCCGCAGAGCCCTGGTTTTGGCAAAACCTGAGGAGTGTCGTCAGAGTAGACAATCAGGTGATGTACAGCAAGACGTATTCAAAGTACTTCACCAGCCGGTGA
- the tlr7 gene encoding toll-like receptor 7 isoform X1, giving the protein MLFQLRNTCVSAQMCVALLALWCCLCTSTASISYPKTLPCDVSESNNGSEVKVDCTERSLRGIPPGIPRDATNLTLTINHIPKLNSSSFQGLENLTEIDMRCNCVPVKVGPKDRMCTESVTIEENTFTSLRNLRALYLDGNQLNSIPKGLPSNLVLLSLEVNNIYYISKANLSELRNVEILYLGQNCYYRNPCNVSYDIEIGAFSQLDSLTFLSLKSNNLSFIPHQLPTSLKELYLYNNNIQEVTDEDFKNLTNLEILDISGNCPRCYNAPFPCNPCPGNSPLKISKTAFNRLTKLKTLRLHSNSLTYVPSEWFTNTTELRVLDLSSNFLAREIGDTKFPHFLGKLEELDLSFNYELQRYPQTLTLSCSFSSLKSLKILRLKGFVFQQLKPESIAPLKPLSNLEVLDLGTNFIKMTNLSILMELKSFKIISLSDNKISSPSDGQDAFGFSGGEPLYWSPMSAAAQYQSKEVREIHYFSYDEYARSCKYKDKELGVVASFVKRECSQFGKTLDVSRNNIFFLHSRFLNLRELRCLNLSGNAMSQSLNGSEFTYLSNLQYLDFSLNRLDLLYSTAFQELKSLVVLDISNNNHYFESEGLTHMLNFTRNLKNLKILLMNHNKISTSTNTELESQSLERLEFRDNRLDMLWRDGDTRYVNYFKKLLNLTVLDISHNNLNFIPDQVFSSLPDKLSELYIKNNKLKSFAWKKLQLLHSLQVLDLSGNSLDTVPMLSDCTKSLKKLILHKNQILQLAQDFLKDAYNLKYLDLSFNHIQHIEKSSFPDDVVNQMDMLLLHKNRFMCACNATWFVTWLNSTKVTIPRLATDVTCAAPGAQRGHPVISVDLLACQHNYLSIILYTLMTSLVLSFLTLSISSHLFLWDVWYIYHFCRAKLKGYDRLYSQSSVYDAFVIYDKEDPAMSEWVMKEMCVHLEDHGGHCFKLCLEERDWIPGCPLIDNLSQSIHRSRRTLFILTNKYIKSGNFKTAFYMANQRLMDEKNDVIVLIFLEHVPCNSKYLRLRKRLYKRSVLEWPTNPQAQPYFWFSLRSVLATESHKQYNNLFKETL; this is encoded by the exons ATGCTCTTCCAACTG AGAAACACCTGTGTTTCTGCACAGATGTGTGTGGCACTGCTGGCCTTGTGGTGTTGTCTCTGCACATCGACAGCTAGCATTTCTTACCCAAAAACTCTGCCATGTGATGTTAGTGAGTCCAACAACGGGAGTGAGGTGAAAGTGGACTGCACTGAGAGAAGCCTCAGAGGAATCCCCCCAGGCATCCCCAGAGACGCTACCAACCTGACGCTCACCATCAACCATATTCCAAAATTaaactcctcctccttccagGGTCTGGAGAACCTGACTGAGATTGACATGAGGTGCAACTGTGTGCCTGTCAAAGTCGGCCCCAAAGATCGGATGTGCACTGAGAGTGTGACGATAGAGGAAAACACCTTTACCAGCCTGAGGAATCTACGCGCGCTGTATCTAGATGGCAATCAGCTCAACAGTATACCTAAAGGCCTGCCTTCAAATCTGGTCCTGCTGAGTTTGGAAGTGAataacatatattatatttctaAAGCAAACCTCTCTGAGCTCAGGAATGTTGAGATTCTTTACCTTGGTCAAAACTGCTATTATCGTAACCCCTGTAATGTGTCCTATGATATCGAGATTGGTGCATTTTCACAGCTCGACAGTTTAACATTCTTATCTCTTAAATCAAATAACTTATCTTTTATTCCACACCAACTACCCACAAGTCTGAAGGAGCTGTATCTCTACAACAATAATATTCAAGAAGTCACTGATGAGGATTTCAAGAACTTAACTAATCTTGAGATTCTAGATATTAGTGGAAACTGTCCTCGGTGTTACAATGCCCCTTTCCCATGCAACCCATGCCCAGGAAATTCACCgctaaaaatcagcaaaacagCTTTCAATAGGTTAACAAAACTAAAGACACTCCGCTTGCACAGCAACTCTCTGACATATGTGCCATCTGAGTGGTTTACCAACACAACAGAGCTGAGAGTGCTTGATCTCTCATCAAACTTTTTGGCAAGAGAGATAGGAGACACCAAATTCCCACATTTCCTGGGCAAATTGGAAGAGCTGGATCTCTCATTTAACTATGAGCTTCAGCGGTATCctcaaacactgacactgagttGCAGTTTCTCCTCCCTCAAATCCCTTAAAATTCTCAGACTAAAGGGTTTTGTATTTCAGCAGCTAAAACCAGAGAGTATTGCTCCTTTAAAACCTCTCTCAAACCTGGAGGTTCTAGATCTGGGTACAAActtcattaaaatgacaaacctTAGTATTCTGATGGaattaaaaagctttaaaataattagTCTGTCTGACAACAAAATATCTTCCCCCTCTGATGGCCAAGATGCTTTTGGTTTCTCTGGAGGAGAGCCCTTGTACTGGTCTCCAATGTCAGCTGCTGCTCAGTACCAAAGTAAGGAAGTGAGAGAGATTCATTACTTCAGCTATGATGAATATGCACGCAGCtgcaaatacaaagacaaagaacTTGGAGTTGTTGCATCGTTTGTTAAAAGAGAATGCAGCCAGTTTGGCAAAACCCTGGATGTCAGTAGAAATAACATATTCTTCTTGCATTCAAGATTTTTAAATCTCAGAGAGCTGAGGTGCCTCAATCTGTCTGGAAATGCAATGAGTCAGAGTCTGAACGGCTCTGAATTTACCTATCTGAGTAATTTGCAATATCTGGACTTCTCCTTGAATCGCCTGGACCTGctctactccactgcatttcaagAGCTGAAAAGTCTGGTTGTCCTGGATATAAGTAACAACAACCATTATTTTGAATCTGAGGGCTTGACTCATATGCTTAATTTCACTAGAAATTTAAAGAATCTCAAGATTTTGCTGATGAACCACAACAAAATCTCTACTTCCACTAACACAGAGCTGGAGAGTCAATCTCTAGAGAGGTTAGAGTTCAGGGATAACCGGTTAGATATGTTGTGGCGAGATGGTGACACCAGATATGTCAATTATTTCAAGAAATTACTTAATCTGACAGTCCTTGACATCTCACATAACAACCTCAATTTCATTCCAGACCAAGTGTTCAGCAGTCTGCCAGACAAGCTGTCCGAGCTGTatatcaaaaataacaaactaaaATCCTTTGCTTGGAAGAAACTACAACTTCTACATTCTTTGCAAGTCTTAGATCTCAGTGGAAATAGTTTAGATACTGTTCCAATGTTATCAGACTGTACCAAATCTCTCAAGAAActaattttacataaaaaccaAATCCTACAACTCGCACAAGATTTCCTCAAGGATGCTTACAACTTAAAATATCTAGATCTTAGTTTTAATCACATACAGCACATTGAAAAATCCAGCTTTCCAGATGATGTTGTTAATCAGATGGACATGCTGCTTCTGCACAAAAACAGATTCATGTGCGCTTGCAATGCCACTTGGTTTGTAACATGGCTCAACAGCACCAAGGTGACCATCCCCAGACTGGCCACAGACGTGACCTGTGCCGCACCAGGGGCACAAAGAGGTCATCCTGTAATCTCAGTGGACCTTTTGGCCTGCCAGCACAACTACCTGTCAATCATCCTCTACACCCTCATGACTTCCCTCGTCCTCAGCTTCCTCACCCTGTCCATCTCCAGCCATCTCTTCCTGTGGGACGTCTGGTACATCTACCACTTCTGCAGGGCCAAGCTCAAAGGCTATGACCGTCTTTACTCCCAGAGCTCTGTCTATGATgcctttgtcatatatgataagGAGGATCCTGCCATGTCAGAGTGGGTGATGAAAGAAATGTGCGTTCATCTGGAGGACCACGGAGGCCATTGTTTTAAACTGTGTCTAGAGGAACGGGACTGGATCCCTGGATGTCCCCTGATTGACAACCTCTCCCAGAGCATCCACAGGAGCAGGAGGACCTTGTTCATTCtcacaaacaaatatattaaaagtGGCAACTTCAAGACAGCTTTCTACATGGCCAACCAAAGGctgatggatgaaaaaaatgacgTTATTGTACTGATCTTCCTGGAGCATGTACCTTGCAATTCAAAGTACCTGAGACTGCGGAAAAGACTGTATAAACGGTCTGTGCTGGAGTGGCCAACAAACCCTCAAGCCCAGCCATACTTCTGGTTCAGCTTGAGAAGTGTATTGGCAACTGAAAGTCACAAACAATACAACAATCTCTTCAAAGAGACACTGTAA
- the tmsb4x gene encoding thymosin beta-4 produces the protein MADKPDVTEVTTFDKTKLKKTETQEKNTLPTKETIEQEKTESS, from the exons ATGGCTGACAAACCTGACGTCACAGAAGTCACCACCTTCGACAAGACGAAGCTGAAGAAGACCGAGACTCAAGAGAAGAACACACTGCCAACCAAAGAGA CCATCGAACAGGAGAAGACAGAGTCATCATGA